In the genome of Gemmatimonadota bacterium, the window CGCAGAGCCGGGCGATCTCTCTCATGTGCTCCTGGCGGGCCTCCGTATTGGGATCAGGCGCTTCGACTTCGGCCGGTTCCGCTCCGTGGTCCTGGCTTTCTCCGCCGTCTTCGCCGCCGCAACCCGCCACGGCCCATCCGGCGATCAGGAAGCAGGCCAGCGCGGACGTCATGATCCGATTGAAAGGACGTTTCATGGGTGTTCCTCTTATTAAAAAGTATGGAGAAGCGTTACGAATGACAGAAGACCTGCGCTCAATCGAGATTCAGGCTGAATACTACCCCTATCCTGTCTCTGGCAATCATGGGTCCCATGGTCATAGCCTGTTGATTGCGCTTGTTTATTTCGATGGATGAAAGGGGCGCATCAATCATGGACCACAAGATGAAACCAAACGCCAAACCTGCTCCGACTCCACGCAGATGATCGTTGTCATCAAGATCGATTTCTTTGCCGGATACGAAGTTAAATTTGTTGTCTCTGGTTGCGTGGAAGTACATACCGATTCCGGTCGCAGCACCAAGGAACATGGCGGAACCCTTGCCGTACTGTTCGTTATAAAACTGCCCACTGCCTACAACAGCGGTCGATAACAAAAACGCTGCCCAGGGTTTCTTTTCGACCACTCTCTGCTTTGGAGGTGTATAGAAATCGTCAGGCGACGTTATCTGACCGCTGTCAAGCATCATCACCTCCGCCTGTTGGGCATAGACCGGTGAGATGACCGCGACAAGTAATAAAGTTCCGATAATGCGATACATATAATCTCCTTCCATGGTGGGATTCAACAACAAGGTAGGGGAGTTGGCGTTGAGGTCAATGAAAACTCCCCGTATGCAGATCGTTTGCTTCGCCACACGTCGTGCGCGGGGATCCGGGAAACGCGTATCGGCCGATCAAGTGCACTATGCACTGAAAGAGGCTATGATATGCCAAAATGACAGTCGTAGCCACCCAATATGCCAAATTGGCATATTCCGGTGAGAACCTGTGCTGCTGACGGTCTGAAATCCCCCGGAATCGTCGCGCCGGCACCCCGATTGCATCCCACACATGCCCGGAATCGCCGTGGCATGATGTTTGCGCCCTCCATATATGCATTACGGCACGAACTTTCGGTCCAAATGAAGCGTACAGGCCGGTTCGTGCGTATAACGGGGTAAGCAGCCTCGAGGGCGGCCGGTCGTCCGCCGACTTGGCGCACCACAGGGTGGTACGTGCAACCGGCTGACCGTCTCCCGTGCGGCCGGTCGTCTCTCGAAGCAGCTGTAAAGCAAAGGCAGGGAAAGCGAGGCACAAGCATGGCCGAGGTCAAGGCACTCCAGGAAATCCAGACGAACCTGCAGGAACACGCGGTGATCGAGTCCATCGCCGTGCTGCCCGTGCGCAACCTGGTCGTGTATCCCCACATGGCCGCCGCGCTGGTGGCCGACCGGCCGGGTTCCGTGAAGGCGCTGGACGAGGCGCTGCAGCAGGACAAGATGGTCCTGATCCTGGCGCAGCGGGACCCCGAGACGGACCGGCCGACACCGGCCGATCTCTACAAATTCGGAACACTGGTCCGTATCTACAAGACGATGAAACTGCCCGAAGACAGCCTCCACGCGGTCGTACACGGAGTCTCGCGCGCCCGGGTGCTGGAAGTGCTCGAAACCGAGCCGATCATGCGTGCCCGGACGGAACTTCAGGCTGAGGGGAAGAACGAGTCCATGGAAGGCAAGGCCCTGGCCCACAACCTGGCGGAGCAGTTCCAGCGCTTGATCGAACTGGTCCCGACCATGTCCGAGGAGTTGCGGATTCCCCTGCTCAACCTGGAGGATCAGCCCTCCAAGATGGCCGATTTCATCGCCTTCAACCTGAAGATCTCCCTCGAAGACCAGCAGGCCATGCTGGAATTGAGCGACGTCAAGGATCGGCTGAAGGCGCTGACGTTCCTGATCGCCCAGGAAGTCGAAGTGGCGGAGACGGGCAGCCGCATCCAGTCGCAGGTCGAGGACAAGATGGGCAAGGCCCAGCGCGAGTACTATCTCCGCGAGCAGATGAAGGCCATCCGGCGGGAACTCGGCGAAGACGGTGATGGTCAGGGCGAGGACCTGTCCGATCTGCGCGAGAAGATCGATGAGGCGGGCCTGCCGGAACTGGCCCGGGTGGAAGCGGAACGCGAGTTCCAGCGCCTGGAACGCATCCCGTCCATCTCGCCCGAGTATTCGACGCTGCGGACCTACCTCGAATGGCTGTCCGAACTGCCCTGGTCGGTCTCGTCGGAGGATCAGCTGGACATCGAGCGCGCCCGGGGGATCCTGGACGAAGACCACTACGGCCTGGAGAAGATCAAGGACCGCATCCTCGAACACCTGGCCGTGCGCAGCCTGAAACCGGACCTGAAGGGTTCCATCCTGTGCTTCGTCGGCCCGCCGGGGGTGGGCAAGACCTCGCTGGGCAAGTCCATCGCCCGTGCCCTGGGCCACCGGTTCGTGCGCATTTCGCTGGGCGGCGTGCACGACGAGGCGGAGATCAGGGGCCACCGCAGGACCTACGTCGGCGCCCTGCCCGGCCGCATCATCCAGAGCATCCGCAAGGCGGGGACCAACAACCCGGTCTTCATGCTGGACGAGATCGACAAGCTCGGCCGGGACTTCCGGGGAGACCCGTCCTCCGCGCTGCTCGAAGTGCTCGACCCGGAGCAGAACGACACCTTCACCGACCATTACATCGATCTGCCCTTCGACCTGTCCAACGTCATGTTCGTGACCACGGCCAACATGCTGGCCGGCATTCCGGAGCCGTTGCGCGACCGCATGGAGGTCATCGAGCTGTCGGGCTACACGGAAGAGGAGAAGATCGAGATCGCCCGGCGCTACCTCGTCCCGCGGGAACTGGAGACGCACGGGCTGTCCACCGAGGACGTGGTTTTCGACGGCCGGGCGATCGGCCGGATCATTGCCGACTACACCCGGGAGGCGGGCCTGCGCAACCTGGAGCGCAAGATCCGCACGGTGGTCCGCAAGTCGGCCCGTTCGGTCGCCGAAGGGCAGGCGCCTCCGTTCCGGGTGTCCGAAGACGACCTTCACCAGTACCTGGGACCGCCGGAATACTTCTCGGAGACCGCGGAGCGCACCGGCGAACCCGGCGTGGCGATCGGACTGGTGTGGACCCCTGCCGGCGGCGAGATCATGTTTGTGGAAGCCAGCAAGATGTCCGGCGGCAAGGGATTGACCCTCACGGGCCAGCTGGGCGACGTGATGCAGGAATCCGCCCGGGCCGCCCTGACGTACGTGCGGTCGCACGCCGCGGACTGGCAGATCGACCCCGCGTTCTTCGGCGCGAACGACATCCATATCCATCTGCCCGTGGGCGCCATTCCCAAGGACGGACCCTCCGCGGGGGTGGCGCTCGTCACAGTGCTCACCTCCCTGTTCACGGGCCGGCCCGTGCGGAACGACCTGGCCATGACCGGCGAGGTCACCCTCCGCGGGAAGGTCATGCCCGTGGGCGGCATCAAGGAGAAGGTCCTCGGTGCG includes:
- the lon gene encoding endopeptidase La produces the protein MAEVKALQEIQTNLQEHAVIESIAVLPVRNLVVYPHMAAALVADRPGSVKALDEALQQDKMVLILAQRDPETDRPTPADLYKFGTLVRIYKTMKLPEDSLHAVVHGVSRARVLEVLETEPIMRARTELQAEGKNESMEGKALAHNLAEQFQRLIELVPTMSEELRIPLLNLEDQPSKMADFIAFNLKISLEDQQAMLELSDVKDRLKALTFLIAQEVEVAETGSRIQSQVEDKMGKAQREYYLREQMKAIRRELGEDGDGQGEDLSDLREKIDEAGLPELARVEAEREFQRLERIPSISPEYSTLRTYLEWLSELPWSVSSEDQLDIERARGILDEDHYGLEKIKDRILEHLAVRSLKPDLKGSILCFVGPPGVGKTSLGKSIARALGHRFVRISLGGVHDEAEIRGHRRTYVGALPGRIIQSIRKAGTNNPVFMLDEIDKLGRDFRGDPSSALLEVLDPEQNDTFTDHYIDLPFDLSNVMFVTTANMLAGIPEPLRDRMEVIELSGYTEEEKIEIARRYLVPRELETHGLSTEDVVFDGRAIGRIIADYTREAGLRNLERKIRTVVRKSARSVAEGQAPPFRVSEDDLHQYLGPPEYFSETAERTGEPGVAIGLVWTPAGGEIMFVEASKMSGGKGLTLTGQLGDVMQESARAALTYVRSHAADWQIDPAFFGANDIHIHLPVGAIPKDGPSAGVALVTVLTSLFTGRPVRNDLAMTGEVTLRGKVMPVGGIKEKVLGAMRAGITTIILPRRNEKDLDDVPAAVKEKLGFCLVDHIDQVLELALMDGPVEDEPVDDEPVDAEPVDAPESDEAWAESLEGGVTVAPRDANLN